In Bradyrhizobium sp. CCBAU 051011, the following are encoded in one genomic region:
- a CDS encoding RluA family pseudouridine synthase has translation MSRRVKRPLAKSRAPGDRPKGARPYRGAPAERPPAHRQGGKPTRFAEPRREKPVPVAAAPEKAEPPPLPTKVQTVVVTADENNMRVDRFLEARFPGLSFSHIQRIVRKGELRVNGKRADSKDRLEEGQSVRIPPLKLDTPKGAGPLSEAATKTLQALKEMTLFEDADVMVLNKPAGLAVQGGSGITRNVDDMLEVMRDAKGQKPRLVHRLDRETSGCLLIAKTRFAATALTGSFRHRSARKIYWALVAGVPKPKQGRISTYLAKEESEEDSIMRVAKHGDEGASHAVTYYAVVETSAQKLAWVSLKPVTGRTHQLRAHMAHIDHAIVGDPKYFNKENWELPGGLQNRLHLLARRLVIPHPRGGVIDVSAPLPPHMLQSWNLLGLEHDRFDPIENAPEE, from the coding sequence ATGAGCCGCCGCGTCAAGAGACCCCTCGCAAAATCCCGCGCGCCGGGTGATCGTCCCAAGGGTGCGCGCCCTTATCGGGGCGCGCCGGCCGAGCGGCCTCCGGCGCATCGTCAGGGCGGAAAGCCTACGCGCTTTGCCGAGCCGCGCCGGGAAAAGCCCGTTCCTGTGGCCGCTGCGCCCGAGAAGGCCGAGCCGCCGCCGCTGCCGACCAAGGTCCAGACCGTCGTCGTCACCGCGGACGAAAACAACATGCGCGTCGATCGTTTCCTCGAAGCGCGCTTTCCCGGCCTGTCGTTCTCCCACATCCAGCGCATCGTCCGGAAGGGCGAGCTGCGCGTCAACGGCAAGCGGGCTGACAGCAAGGACCGGCTTGAGGAGGGCCAGAGCGTGCGCATCCCGCCGCTCAAGCTCGATACGCCGAAGGGCGCGGGCCCGCTCTCGGAAGCCGCGACCAAGACGTTGCAGGCGTTGAAGGAGATGACGCTGTTCGAGGACGCCGACGTCATGGTGCTGAACAAGCCAGCGGGGCTTGCGGTGCAGGGCGGCTCCGGCATCACGCGCAACGTCGACGACATGCTGGAAGTGATGCGCGACGCCAAGGGGCAGAAGCCGCGGCTGGTGCACCGGCTGGACCGGGAAACGTCGGGCTGTCTGCTGATCGCAAAAACCCGCTTTGCCGCCACCGCCTTGACCGGCTCGTTCCGCCACCGCTCCGCGCGCAAGATTTACTGGGCGCTGGTGGCCGGCGTGCCGAAGCCGAAGCAGGGCCGCATCTCGACCTATCTCGCCAAGGAGGAGAGCGAGGAGGACAGCATCATGCGCGTCGCCAAGCATGGCGACGAGGGCGCCAGCCACGCGGTGACCTATTACGCCGTGGTCGAGACCTCGGCGCAGAAGCTCGCCTGGGTATCGCTGAAGCCGGTCACCGGGCGAACGCACCAGTTGCGCGCCCACATGGCGCATATCGACCACGCCATCGTCGGCGATCCTAAATATTTCAACAAGGAGAATTGGGAGCTGCCGGGCGGCCTGCAGAACCGCCTGCATCTGTTGGCGCGACGGCTCGTGATCCCGCATCCGCGCGGCGGCGTGATCGATGTCAGCGCGCCGCTGCCACCGCACATGCTGCAATCCTGGAATCTGCTGGGATTGGAGCACGACCGGTTCGATCCGATCGAGAACGCGCCCGAGGAATAG
- a CDS encoding HigA family addiction module antitoxin translates to MPRSPIHPGEHLAEELQELGITAAELSRQIDVPVNRITGIIHGQRGITADTALRLGHWFGTSPQFWMNLQQLYELRLAENEVGKEIAALPRRAGRSTSRQVRS, encoded by the coding sequence ATGCCTCGCTCCCCCATTCATCCCGGCGAACATCTCGCCGAAGAATTGCAAGAGCTTGGAATCACCGCCGCGGAACTTTCGCGTCAGATTGACGTGCCGGTAAACCGGATTACGGGTATCATTCACGGCCAGCGCGGTATCACCGCCGACACGGCATTGCGTCTGGGGCACTGGTTTGGCACCAGCCCGCAATTCTGGATGAATTTGCAGCAGCTCTATGAACTGCGCCTCGCCGAAAACGAAGTAGGTAAGGAGATCGCAGCGTTGCCGCGCCGCGCCGGCCGATCGACTTCGCGACAAGTTCGGAGCTAG
- a CDS encoding type II toxin-antitoxin system RelE/ParE family toxin: MIVSYRDKRTARFASGRHVKEFSGFARQAELRLDRLESATSLADLAALPGNRLEALRGDRAGLFSIRINDQWRICFGWPEGSPGPIEVEIVDYH; this comes from the coding sequence ATGATCGTCAGCTATCGGGACAAGCGCACCGCGCGGTTTGCCTCAGGCCGCCACGTCAAGGAGTTCTCCGGTTTTGCGCGACAGGCCGAGTTGCGTCTTGATCGACTGGAATCGGCGACCAGTCTGGCTGATTTGGCGGCGTTGCCTGGCAACCGTCTGGAAGCACTCAGAGGCGACCGTGCTGGACTGTTTTCGATTCGTATCAACGATCAATGGCGAATTTGCTTCGGTTGGCCGGAAGGATCACCCGGCCCGATCGAAGTGGAAATTGTCGATTATCACTGA
- a CDS encoding alpha/beta hydrolase, which yields MAFSKLVLSLVAVFLASTAAAQQAPMSEDLAWKLLELGRVIDPPKTAALFAPLQQKEPYQGVNVERDVKYGPADRNLLDIFVPETAASPRPVLIYVHAGAFVGGNKRTTPTSPFYDNIMLWAVKNGFIGVNATYRLAPQAPWPAGAEDMATVVKWVTDKIGERGGNPARIYLMGHSAGAVHVASYVSHPEFHKVKGGGLAGAIMISGIYDLTGMSLADGQRAYYGDDPARYAERSSLQGLATTDIPLMMAVAELDPEGFVLQFDRAKQATCKRASGCARALLLPQHSHMSEVYSINAVESPLADEILEFVKTGK from the coding sequence ATGGCCTTTTCGAAGTTGGTGCTATCACTGGTGGCAGTCTTCCTCGCCAGCACCGCGGCCGCCCAGCAAGCCCCGATGTCGGAGGATCTGGCCTGGAAGCTTCTCGAACTCGGCCGCGTCATTGATCCGCCCAAGACGGCCGCGCTGTTCGCGCCGCTGCAGCAAAAAGAGCCGTATCAGGGCGTCAATGTCGAGCGGGACGTCAAATACGGTCCGGCCGATCGTAACCTTCTCGATATTTTCGTGCCGGAGACGGCTGCATCTCCCCGGCCGGTGCTGATCTATGTGCATGCCGGTGCATTCGTGGGCGGCAACAAGCGCACGACACCGACCAGCCCGTTCTATGACAACATCATGCTGTGGGCGGTGAAGAACGGCTTTATCGGCGTCAACGCCACGTACCGCCTCGCTCCGCAGGCGCCCTGGCCGGCGGGCGCCGAGGATATGGCCACTGTGGTCAAGTGGGTCACGGACAAGATCGGCGAACGTGGGGGCAATCCCGCGCGCATCTACCTGATGGGACATTCCGCGGGTGCCGTTCACGTGGCAAGCTATGTATCGCATCCCGAGTTTCACAAGGTGAAGGGCGGCGGCCTGGCCGGCGCGATCATGATCTCGGGCATTTACGATCTGACCGGGATGTCGCTCGCTGATGGCCAGCGCGCCTATTACGGCGACGATCCCGCGCGCTACGCCGAACGTTCCTCGCTACAGGGTTTGGCGACGACCGACATCCCGCTGATGATGGCTGTCGCCGAACTTGATCCAGAAGGCTTCGTGTTGCAATTCGACCGCGCGAAGCAAGCGACTTGCAAGCGCGCCAGCGGATGTGCACGCGCTCTCCTGCTACCGCAGCACAGCCACATGTCGGAAGTGTATTCGATCAACGCAGTGGAATCGCCCCTTGCCGACGAGATTTTGGAGTTCGTGAAGACCGGGAAATAG
- a CDS encoding tautomerase family protein → MPLIHISLRAGKPEAYRQAIFNSLYRAMREALNVPEDDQFMTITEHDAANFRYGNAFGVTRSDDLVYIQITVFDTRTAEQKKALFRRVAQLLGDNPGIRPEDVFVNVLDAAKENWSVGHGLAQFA, encoded by the coding sequence ATGCCTCTCATTCACATCTCGCTGCGCGCCGGAAAACCGGAAGCTTATCGCCAAGCGATCTTCAACAGCCTCTACCGAGCAATGCGCGAGGCGCTCAACGTGCCCGAAGACGACCAGTTCATGACCATCACCGAGCACGACGCGGCGAACTTCCGCTACGGCAATGCCTTTGGCGTCACCCGTAGCGATGACCTCGTGTACATCCAGATCACCGTGTTCGACACGCGCACCGCCGAACAAAAGAAGGCGCTGTTCCGGCGGGTCGCCCAATTGCTCGGTGACAACCCTGGCATCCGGCCAGAGGACGTGTTCGTGAATGTTCTCGACGCAGCAAAAGAGAATTGGTCCGTAGGCCACGGCCTCGCGCAATTCGCCTGA
- a CDS encoding TetR/AcrR family transcriptional regulator yields MRGTSLSDIARDAGVQRGSLYNAFGSKEALFLCAYERYASKYLSALQKALNSGTLRERLTAFFDVTIKNFRSGSPPRGCPTTRGLMELASGAGEGLDENARQAFADLVARATALIQEALSEGKKRGEFRGTPEVAALHIATVTRGLAVLERAFGDEAQLRTIAAHTIDLILGKEIR; encoded by the coding sequence GTGCGCGGCACGTCGCTCTCGGACATCGCGCGCGACGCGGGCGTCCAGCGCGGCAGTCTCTACAACGCCTTCGGCAGCAAGGAAGCGCTGTTTCTCTGCGCCTATGAGCGCTATGCGAGCAAATATCTGAGCGCGCTCCAGAAGGCACTCAACTCAGGCACCTTGCGCGAGCGGCTCACGGCGTTTTTCGACGTAACGATAAAGAACTTCCGTTCCGGTTCCCCGCCCCGCGGATGTCCGACCACGCGCGGGCTGATGGAGCTGGCATCGGGCGCAGGCGAAGGGCTGGATGAGAACGCGCGCCAGGCTTTCGCGGACCTGGTGGCCCGCGCCACCGCTCTCATTCAGGAAGCTTTGTCCGAGGGCAAGAAGCGAGGCGAATTCAGGGGCACCCCCGAGGTCGCGGCATTGCACATCGCTACCGTCACGCGCGGATTGGCCGTGCTCGAGCGCGCGTTCGGCGATGAAGCCCAGCTTCGGACGATCGCCGCGCACACCATCGACCTCATCCTCGGCAAGGAAATACGTTAG
- a CDS encoding M48 family metallopeptidase: protein MNRFRNYLRQAIRAAACISMLGSPLAAAADTVEVAPGVQVTKRSYTAPTNEQPFFGFAAKNSEEKASDEKFVSAIIGATGSREKAFEEITMRGWRAVNTGKIREAALRFNQAFLISPEQSSLYHGFAVVAQFRFNDLDAANELFKIALKQPNPVKALRADYGRFLLIAKRPREAQPVLEQAVKDSPDLGDAWTNLAVARFQNGDAAAACAAADEAGKKRPSNNSGDDLMTVRKAAQCK, encoded by the coding sequence ATGAACAGGTTCAGGAACTATCTCAGGCAGGCTATCCGGGCAGCCGCATGTATCTCGATGCTGGGGTCGCCGCTTGCCGCGGCCGCTGACACCGTTGAGGTAGCGCCGGGCGTCCAGGTGACGAAGCGAAGCTATACGGCGCCGACCAACGAGCAGCCGTTTTTCGGATTCGCGGCCAAGAATTCGGAAGAGAAAGCCTCCGATGAGAAGTTCGTCAGCGCCATCATCGGGGCGACCGGCTCGCGCGAAAAGGCGTTTGAGGAAATCACCATGCGCGGGTGGAGGGCGGTCAATACCGGCAAGATACGGGAGGCCGCGCTGCGATTTAATCAGGCGTTTCTCATCTCGCCCGAACAGAGCAGCCTCTATCACGGCTTCGCGGTGGTCGCTCAGTTTCGCTTCAATGACCTCGATGCCGCGAACGAACTGTTCAAGATCGCGCTCAAGCAACCCAATCCGGTGAAGGCGCTCAGGGCCGACTACGGCCGCTTCCTGCTGATCGCCAAGCGTCCGCGCGAGGCGCAGCCCGTGCTGGAGCAGGCGGTCAAGGATTCGCCTGACCTCGGCGATGCCTGGACCAATCTCGCGGTGGCACGCTTCCAGAACGGCGACGCGGCAGCGGCATGCGCTGCGGCGGATGAAGCCGGCAAGAAGCGTCCGTCCAACAATTCCGGCGATGATTTGATGACGGTGAGGAAGGCTGCGCAGTGCAAGTAG